tttctttatttttatttttttctacattgtagattaatattgaagacatccaaactatgaaggaacacatatggaattatgtggtaaacaaacaaatgctcaacaaaccagaatatgttttatattttacattcttcaaagtagttgaatgagaaggtgtgtccaaacttttgactggtactgtagactACTCAATGCATAGTTAATTCTATGATCTATTCAAACTTAACAAAGCATTTTTCTGAGTACACAATGCTACATACTTGCACAGTGCATTACTGTGGAGCTTTTATTGCAGTGTAATATTCAGTACATGTTAGTTCATTTTTATCtcatcattttgtaatttatgaCTTCAGCAACAGTgcatgttttggttaaaataagataatcctttattagtcccgcagcggggacatttgcaggattacagcagcagagaggatagtgataaaaaagataaaaaaatatattgtaaataagtaataacacagtaaagaatattaaataagaaatccacaataactaaaatattatttatacagacagagtaattgttgtattgcacagtgggttgcacatatttttgatattgcacagatttatattgtcaTATTATGCATGTTACCAAGAAATCatctacataaataaataccagGCTGCAATAACCTTGTGACCACAGATATTGATGATTTAAACAAACCTTAAATAGAAATTTGAGAACACGATTAGTAATCAAATGATCTGCCGGACAATTTGAATGAGGTTCCTgtcctgttttacattttgatgctgTGACTTGATTACTGTTGTTTACATCTAAATGTTAGGGGAAGACGGAGAAAGAATATGATCACATGCTGTAATGTAcaaatatttaatgacattcaAGCTGCGTCTGAATGAATCAGAAACTATTTTCATAAccaaattattatattaaacttAAATGTGAGGATGAGCTTCTTATCTCTTTCCTATTAGTGTAAACAGATTTAGTAAAACTGGTCGGATAGAACAAGATATCTGGAGACTTCACCTTCAGATCTGAGATGGAAATGTGTCACAACATGATatagacaaacaaaataattgtttaattaaaaaagatataattaCCATATTGACTtcagcacacacaaaaaagaatgaCAAATATTCTTCAAAAACCCATTTATTGTGAATTATGTTCGGTTCCAACAGGCATAATTTTGATCACAAACCAACAGAGTTGATGTAGATTTCCTGGCAGGACGTACTGGAtggccgcacacacacacaaacacaggaaggaCAAATAAATACACCTCTCAAGTGACATGATTAAGAATACAAAATCTAAAAGGAATgtattttgtagttgtttacAAGTTGTGTGAGAAGACTCCTTGTTTAAATGCTAGAAATTAACAACGTCAGTCCAATAATTACGTGTTTGATGCtgcaaaacagtaaaacatagCATGCACGGCCAATCCATCTCCATGCCGACGGGTTTAATTATTAATACCAGCAGGACGACAgtgctctttgtttttcagcaggCACTAAAACATACAAATGAAGCTTTGAGGTATTGTCAGACCATTACGAGACAAAAGGAGATGACAAGAATGAACCGATGACTTTGACACAAGACTAATAAGGCAGTGAGGGTCCCGAGGCGCCCTCAAGACGGATTCTGTCCCCCGTCTGTTGCACAGATCACCAACAGATACTGACAACACACAAGCTCACCTCAGGGGACCTAGTGCATTTAGGGTAAACAAGGTCACTGAGCCATCGGGTCAGGAGACCGGTAATGTTTGAGTCGTGAGGTTTGCTAATGATGCGTTAACAGTGATGATGGCCTACACTGATCAGAGGCCgacactcctcttcctccaggaCAAGGCACCCCGTCTCGATCACACCCCCGGTTAGGGAATGACCTGGTTTCAGTCCGTAGATCTCCTGGAGTACATGGGctcactctcctctctgctccagcGTCAACTCcgtctctgtgtgcatgtgtgtgaatgtgtgcatgtgcgtgtgtgtgtgtgtgtgtgcgtgtctgtgtttAATGGCTGATGCTGAGGAGGTGGGATCACAGTTTGGGAGGGTTAGCCAGCTTGATCTTCAGGTTCTCTGCCAGCTTGTCCAGGAACTCGAAGGTGTTCAAGTAGTCAGCGCGTTTCACactgaaaaacagagaaaacgaGGAGAAAAGATTGAGTAAACTTTAACGTTACTTTGGGAGGTACAGAGTTTTATTTGCTTACGCAGCAGTATTTAAGAATGTTGCAATCTAAGCCTTAATACAAAGTAGAACTTGAAAGCTCACAGTTtcgacaaagaagaagaagatggttATGACAGAGCTATTCAAAACTCAACGTGCAGATGTCCAGTGAGAAGAATTGACTGCAACAGGAAGTGTGAAATTTTACTGAGTAAGTGTAGATTTTGTTGGGTTAATGTTCCcctccagacatgttttaaatgtaaaaatagtcTGCTATGATTAAGATTTTGTTTAACATGGTTTCTGCacatataaagtaaaaaaaaaaatctgaaaagcaGCTTGAAACATATTTACTCCCTCCCTCATTGAGACATGTGTCTATTTGTGAATattcaaatatgcaaatatgacCTCAGGCCATGCATGTTTGACCCTGAGGAGTCTGATTTGCACCAAAACAGCAGCTACGGAAAAATTTGCTGTCTTCTATTACTTGTTCATATTGCTTGTTAGCTGGTTTGCTTGTAACTGACAGCTGCCGACACAGCATTAGCGGTTGTAAAACATACGGAAATATTTAGTGGGATTTTATTGGTAGATAATTAAAGTGAGATCCGTGGTCCGGTTAAGAGCCCAAAACTGCAAACGTTCTACCATGTTTGCTGTCAAAACCTTTACTATGCTAATGCGAACTCTCATTCTCTGTGCTGATGAAACAGCTCCAGAGGTTTCAAGTTTCTTCATCGGCGTTTGCGTGTTAGACAGCGGTTGGATTTTGAATTTATGACGTGCCAAATCTAGCTTGCCAATGGTACGTTTGAATCTCAGATTTAAGGGAAGTGCACCAGACATTTCCCCCTTCAGTAGAGGAATGTGAAAACAGTAGCTATCTTGTTAGCAAATCAGTGTTACAAGAGCAAactggtttgaattgaaacaGGTCATCTCTATggaatttttatatatatatatatatatatataaaaaaatacaaaattccGTAGAGATGACCTGTtgtactttttgtacttttttttgtatgtactTTTATAAGATATTAATCTTCTGCACAAAAGATGCATGTACCATTTCATACAACAATAAGCCATATCTAAGTGCTAAGATATggtccaagaagaaaaataaactgttctagACATCTACAGTGGGGACACTGCAGCACCTGACGGGGACACGCAGAATAAATTGAGTGTTTGATAATGAAGAGACTAACTTTGTCAGGCCTTTGATGCAGATGGCCAAATCCTTGGTCATGAAACCGGCCTCGATGGTCTCGATGCAAACGGCCTCCAGCGCCTCGGAgtacacccgcagctctgtgtTGTTGTCCAGCTTTGCCCGGTGGAGCAGACCCTGCGACCATGCAAAGATGGAGGCtgtggcacacaaacacacagtgaaggcaaaaatacattacattacacaatGCATAACATTAATAGAGCCTTTCTTTTTggatatttgtctgttttttttttaccaatggGATTGGTGGAGGTTTCTTTCCCCTGCTGGTGTTGTCTGAAGTGGCGAGTCACTGTGCCGTGGGCGGCCTCAGACTCCACTGTGCGTCCATCAGGACAGATGAGCACACTGGTCATCATACCCAGGGAGCCGTAGCCTGAAACACAAAACCAACAGAACATCTTTGAACCAGAAAAAGGCAAAATCAGCATTCTCTATTTTTGTAATACAATGCAGTTTTGCAGGAGTTATAAGAACGTTTCTCCATATTTATCCACATAAATTGTTTCTACCAACCTTGTGCCACAGAATCAGACTGTACGTCTCCGTCGTAGTTCTTGCAGGCCCAAATGAAGCCCCCCTCAGATTTCATGGCCTGGGCCACCATGTCATCTATGAGACGGTGCTCGTACCAGATGCCTTTGGCCTCAAACTGAGCCCGGTATTGCCTGGAAACACAAAAAGGTGGACAAATGAGTTGTGATCTCTGGAATTAAAAAGTGTGTGCACttgtgaaaaagagagagaaaagtgtgcACGTGTGATTAAAGAGTCCTTACTTCTCGTAGATCTCCTGGAAGATGTCTTTGAAGCGGCCGTCGTACTTCTTCAGGATGGTGTTCTTGGTGCTGAGGTAGAGGGCCCAGCCTTTGGTCAACGCCATCTGGAAGGAGCTGTGGGCGAAGTCCCTGATGGAGCTGTCTGTGTTGTACATCCCCATGGCAACACCACCTGTGCCTGGACGgacacaaatatacatacattaaGTATCGTAGGGTCACATATACGCTGTGCAATACCACCACATACAGATGTATATACACAGTATGCAgacctgtatttgttttttattatatgcaGTATAGTATGACTGAATAAACAATATCACACTCTGTCAAACGTAGACAAACACTGATAAAGGAAACTGAAATTCCCTGCTGCTAGTCTCCATTACATCTGTTTCAGTTAGCTCAGTGGTTGGGTTTGACTCATACAACAGGGGAATAGGAATGACATTGACACAAATAGATAAGCCATATCTCCTATTTTCCCCTTTACAATGTGAACACAATGCTTAATGTGCTGCCAGTCCAGCTTAATTATATTTACTGACACTCCTTTACAAATCCACATCATGATATCTGACATCTTTGCTCGAGGACATTTTCCATTTTAGGCTGATGCGTGTGTGTCAACGCAAAGTAAACTGTCCCACTCGTTGCCTGAGCCACTTTGCTCGCATAGCTTCAATCATCAGACCGTTCACATGTGGTGAGGCTAATTGAAGCATGATTGGTGCAGCGGGCTGGTTGTGTTCTTACCCTTAAACTCATGGATGACATATTTGACGGGCTCTCCGCCTGTGGGCGTGTAGGTCATCTCCACTTTCCCAGGCCCGGGCACCACAAAGTCTGTAGCTTTGTACTGTTGGGAGCAAAGTGAGAAACACAAAAGCTTAATTCTACTGCAACATCTCTGTTTTCACTTAACTGCACAGCCATTACAGACTGATTTAGGAGGGTGTGAGAGCTGTCCTATAAACATTGTGTGAGATCAAAGTTCAAATGACAATGCCCAAGTCATAAACACCTCGACACGGGCTAGGCTAGagtaaataatatgaatacCTCTGACATCCTCGGGAGATTATGTTACACGCAGCCGTTTGACATTTCACCTGCATATCTCTGTGCAGAGAGGAGGACTGTTGACTCTGGCACAGCACCACAAGCTAACTCGTGATAGTTCTGTGGCGTTGTTGCAACTTGTTAAACCTGTAGAGGTTGCACATTACAGTTCAGAGCACGGCTCgatgaaatataattattgacTAAGCCTCTCCTGACAACCCAACAATGCCTGACTTCACCTTAAGTCACCGAGCTCGTACGAGAGTTGACAGCAGCCCGTTAGTCACAGGGGTTTAGCTGCAAATGATGCTTCAGTGACAGTAGCGGTTTTGTCAGATAATAATGGGTGTTGGTATTTGCACAAAGATAAAGACTCTCCTTTCAGCTGTAGTCCTGCAGTTGgttagtatttaaactgtaaccCTAACATGCATTTTTCCTGATTGTTACCTGATCTCCATGGGCGTGTCTGCCAATGATGATGGGTTTGATCCAGCCGGGCACCAGGCGGGGGATGTTCTTGCAGAGGATGGCCTCCCTGAACACGGTGCCGCCCAGGATGTTACGGATGGTGCCGTTGGGCGAGCGCCACATCTGCTTAAGCTTGAACTCCTCCACGCGGTTCTCATCGGGGGTGATGGTGGCGCACTTGATGCCCACGTTGTAGCGGCGCACCGCCTCCGCCGCGTCAACCGTCACCTGGTCGTCAGTGGCGTCTCGGTTCTCCATGCCGAGGTCATAGCTTtgcaggaggagatggagagaagagagttTGAATTAACAGTGCCGGAGAAAGCATTCGTAATGTATtggaaatgtgttgaaatgttcATAACCTTTGCCACTacaattacaaaacaatactttttctCAATACTTAGTTTCAGCCTTATAAACATGTCTTAATTCTCTCGATTCTACAAAGATGCCAAACTACAGGATCTATCCGtgttaataaataactttgCTCCCTGTTGGTAAAATATTGTCAAAAGTTAGAGAAGTTTCTTGATTAAAAGCTGgaaatatttgataaaaaaagttgaataaacaAGCCTAACAATCTGCCAAATATTCATTGCCAACTTCTATTACATGACACTTTTTGACACTAAATGCAACAGACATATTTTAGTCAGTATtccaaaacattaatatttgtGTGCCTTCAAGTATGAGACTATGCAGAGATGTGAGGAGAAGAAATGGATCAGACATAGAGACCACTTATCAATCTGAACAGCAGAGGCATGGGACGCCATAAACCAAAGCGCTCTGTTTAAAGAAGGACAGTGATTATTTATGCTTCAGTTGCACAAACATCCTGCAGCACAGCTGACGCACTAAAAGTGAACACATGGCACTGTTTTATTTGGCTAGAAGCTAATCCGTGAATGTTACAAAACACTGGCTGCAATGTGCAACATAACCGCTGTGTCAAAGGACATGAACATGGATATTAATAAGCAGTGAAAGAGGGTATGTGAGCTTGAGGAATAGTTTAACTCGCTGCCAGGGCTTTTATTCACTCCAGATCTCGGCTAATTAGAATTTCTTGGAAGACCTGACACCGTGTTAGCATTAAGAATAGCCATTAGCCTCCTGCCCCACTTCTGTCACAGTACTGTGCTCGCTCTGTGCTTCTTTACACGCCTGAGATCTCCCcagcaacacaaagacaaaggacAGAAGGAATCGACTGTGCTGTGACGGCTGGCCCACTGCCAGGATAACTGAAAAAGTTGCTCCACTTGTGCAAGAAGAACCTAACAAACCAGTGAGATGAGGAAGTAGGCCGAGCTTGATGCTTATCATTCCCTTCAGTACCGGCTTTCTCTGAAACCCGTTGGCATTGTTTGAAAGCAGCCACGACCTTTTACCcactttcttcctcctcttcactcgCAAGCTCAAAACCAAGCCGTAACTAGATGACACTCAACATGTATATATAccacaagagagaaagagagagagagagagagacagaaagctTTAAGGAGATAGTTTTAGGTTTTAAAAGTATGTCGTCCCGGTTTGTTCTTAAGCAATCGATTGTtatgttgtgtgtctgttcaaACTGTAACACTTAGAAAACTCTGAACATGCTTTAATCTGAATGCACACACGTTGACCCTTTTTTACAATTACTATCAATTGTTGTTAAAGTATTAAATTAGATTCATCAATTTGACAGAATGTCCTCAGGAATCCTAATTGGTTATAGTTTGTTTTTCCAGTGGGCCGGAATTACGACAGTCCTGCtttcaaagatatttttcaaacacACTGAGTATTTATTAcaccacattaaataaaaacgtGTGCTTCCAAAGCCTGCTGCACAATAAATCATTCACTTTTTACGATGAGATACAACAAGGGACGGTTCTGTTATCACATCTATCAGAAAAAGTCCAAAGTGCCGCCTATCTGTCCCAACAAGGCAGCATGAAGATATGATTCGTCATGAGTTATGGGGACATTAGGGACTTGAACGTCCCATAAAAAAGGTCACGCAAATAACATACAACTGTGAACAAAGTCCGTGCAGGAGATAAGAGGAGCAACAGGGTCAAATGAAGAAACGGATGCACCCACTAATAAGAGGACATTCGATGCCAATCACACTGAGGTGTATTCACCTGTGCAGGTCGAGCTCCAGGTACGGGAAGACGAGTTTCTCCTTAATGAGCTCCCAGATGACTCGAGTCATCTCGTCCCCCTGCATCTCCACCACAGAGCCTGCCTTGATCTTCTGAGACATCTTTGAGTCCTGTGACACCggggacaaacacagagacgtTTAAGATAACGATGAACTAAAGCAAAGAAGAGAGATGGGTTCAGGACAGAACATGGGATTCTATCAAGCttaaataacatacattttgcTGGTTAAGATGTGCCGTTAGTCACTGTAAAGTTGAATAACTTTCTTTTAATCTTGGTGTGacgaaataaaatgtttgaatattaTACTTTATGGTATCACATAGTAAATTTGTTCAGCgattgcacaaaaaaacaagtagcATGACAATCAATGTCTGTGGTTGTTACGCTCTACATAACACTGCAGACGCAATGAAGGAAcccattaaaaacataaactggGAGGAGTCAGACCAGTGACCACCTGATATACTCCATAATCCTCTTAAATCtgggtcaaacaaaaaaaactgcagcataTGATTAACATATGCCAACAATCTCATTAATAGCCATTAATAGAAGATAAAGGGCCTTTCAtgttattatataatttaaataaatgtgcatacTTGTTTCTTCTATAAATataacctatatatatatacagtagcagtcaaaagtttggacacaccttctcattcaactactttaaagaatctaaatcataaaatatattctggtttgttgagcatttgtttgtttaccacataattccatatgtgttccttcatagtttggatgtcttcaatattaatctacaatgtagaaaaaaattaaaataaagaaaaaccattgaatgagaaggtgtgtccaaacttttgactggtactatatatatatacacatacatacatacatacatacatacatacatacatacatacatacatatatatatatatactgtatgggTGGTTGGTATTCTATGATGGTTATGACTTGCAGATCCATATCttatttgtgttaaattacAGGACGTCCTGAAAAGAAAGTTACATAACCCAGAAAACAGGCTGACCATGGCCTGGTGGGGAGATGACTGCTGAAACAGTCTGTCAGCAGGTCAGACGAGGCATGCCAACCCATAACCCACCGTATAGTACATGCACTTTATACAAATGCACTGCATACATACATGCACTATGTAAACACAGGCCTGCAGATGAATGACACGCACACAGGAAGCAGCTTGCTCAGACTGTGGGCCTTGTTTACCATTTTAAACAGTCGTGTTTCCATGCATATGACTTCATTTCCACAATATGTGcaacacacatatgcaaaacattaaaatcttatttgcattaaaagaaaaaaatgaaatcattgcAGCATTGATGTCATGTTTAATGGTTTCTAACCAGCATATCGAGACAATAAGATAAGAGTCGGCTGCACACTTATTCCCCTGTTACTCCACCACTTCCTTCTGCAGAAAGCAAAATgtcattatatacattatatatcacAGTCATACCTTGTTTGTGTTAAAGGTCCACGGTAGAGACAGCGGAGGGTGCAGACTGAGCTGAGAAGTGTTGGAAGCTCATAGAGGTGCGGCAGGTACCCGGCTTTCAGACCTCACCAGATATTAGCCAATCAGAGAAGAGCAGGAAAAACAGACAGCCAATCGGATGAGCCCACAAAGCAAGAGGGGCGGGGCTTGAGTGGGCGGGGTCTGAGAATGTAGCTCGCTGATTGGTCGGAGATACATTGCGCTATTCCGCCACATAAACAGGAGATTCATGAAAAACCTATGTTGTGTAATCCCCCTCACACACTTCATTTAATGCTCTATTTTATTCTaatctttttgtgtttcatattACTGCAAAATCCTATTATTGTGTAGTAAATTATGTCTgataaagataatataagatatataGATAAGATATATGCTTTATTTACCAAGTGTATACATACTAGGAatttaatcatatatatatatatatatatatatatatatatatatatatatatatacagtaccagtcaaaagtttggacacaccttctcattcaatggtttttctttatttttatttttttttttctacattgtagattaatattgaagaaatccaaactatgaaggaacacatatggaattatgtggtaaacaaacaaatgctcaacaaaccagaatatgttttatattttagattcttcaaaatagttgaatgagaagatgtgtccaaacttttgactgatatatatatatatatatatatatatatatataaatacatacacacaacaccAACGACATTTGTAAACCATGATATTCAAATGAAATTTCACTTGAAAATCACTAATTAGAGAAATTCAAAATACAGgatcatgtgtttatttatttatctggtATTTCAGTGTACAGAGTTATCTATATATTCTGGTTCATTACCAGTCATGTCTTTCATTAGTTCTCATACGGCTACTTTTGGGAATGTTTCGTCTGGTTTCAGTGATTCTTGACCACTCCTTAAAGACCTCACTGATACAGATTAACCTGTTATGTGGCCCGAGGGCAATGATTTGCTGTGAGGCACCCTTCCCCCCCACCAGGGACTTGAGTGGATATTTGTCAGTATCAGAAACAGCTGGTGGGATAATGACAGTTGTGAGATCTAAAGGGTTGATTTTGTCCAtcagtaaaaaactaaatatttttttcaacccagaaaaaaacactttatccTTAAGTTTATCACAAATGTTCACAATCAAAATCAACAAATGGAGATACATAGTTTTCACTGTACAGGAAGTGGGTGAAACTTGTATGTAGGCCAACAGAGAAAAGGGTTTACATTTTTGGCTATTTTGATACttaatgaatggatgaataatAATTGTCTCCTTAGAGCTGATGAAGAACTGAAAGTATATGATGATGATTACGACCGCTAGAGCCACTATGGAAGACTGCAGTATtcttcttatttgtttatttatctattttccctttaatttaatttaatttttttacaactttttatttttgtcatggtATTATAATTTTAGTCCATTTTGATTATAGAGCCacttatatatatttggttACCTTCCAACAACCCAATGGACATTGAGACACAACTCCAAACGCGCCCCCTCGTCTTATTTTACGATAAAGAGAATGTCAGCAAATACCctaattttgaagcttttaagtgcctttaaaaagacagttgctaaaaaatgtttctaaataaGAAACATCTTCACAATTATTATATCTCCATTACAGCTCATTGTGTATTCTCACACGATTGCATTCACTCGTCAAAACTCATAAAAAATGATgattattgtgaaaaaaaactggGTGAACAAAAcctgtaagtatcataaacaaTTATTTGCCACAGTACTTTTTTTCTGgaataactaaaaataaatatatttttaatttccaaTTGGCTTTTTGTCGCTGCGCCCCCTGCAGGTGGTAGGGGGAACGTCAGGTCAGAGGGAGGCCAGGTGAAGATGATTAGTAACTTCATGCCACTGCAAAGCTTATGGTGCAGGACtctttagaaaaaagaaatattactGGCAGTCACTGAAAGGATACGATGTTATCATTCAAATACAACAAGTTTTCCAACATTGccactgtgttgttgtttttggtaaACAAACAGCTGGCAGCACTAGAAAGTGGATTTCTGACATGTTGGTTGAAAAGCAGCTGTTTAAAAATGACCGAAATATAATGTTCATGTTGGACACTTTGCCACCATGAAGAACAGTGGACTTCAAAAAGGTGAGTCAAACAATGCCACTCatctttcatatatatatatatatatatatatgtatatatatatatatatatatatatatatgtgtatatgtatatatatatatatatatatatatatatatatatagatatatatatatatatgtatatgtatatgtatatatgtaggCTATGTCTGTATACCATAGTTAGGATTGGTGTGTATTTGATCTGTTGTCTTCAACACAgcatatatcatttataaagagacatttatagatatgaaatagataaataatcATTGACCAAATACCTCAATATTTATATTGCAACGAGATTTAGGTTGAACATTGGTGCTtttagaaaatattcaaaaatactcaacaataataataataataataatgccaaATGGgtaaagacaaataataaaacagctttttttcttttaccaaagTCCTGatacaaacaatatttatttgtgtttttattgatgacATAAGAAGCTTATACTTATACTTGAAGTCCTAAGTTTTACATTTCTCCCAATTCTTCTACATGTAAAGATAAAGGAGCACAGATTTCCCTGCATAACCAGAAGATGGCAGAGTCTCACTGTCCAATGACACCGAGCAGCTTCCTGGTATCTCCAGCTGCCTGAGGCCATGTggtcctgaggagaggagaggagaggagaggagaggggcaCCCAGAGGATCATTACACGGTCCTCTTAGAAAACCATCAATTTAATTACAAATTCTTATATATAGTTCATTCCATGTGCATGTATTCCTCCAGGAGTAATGGGCTGCAGTCAGGTGtgatctgtgtttttaatgtataaacTGAAGCTGCATTGTGTTCCTTTGTGCAAACAACAGAAGCAGATgaggactttttttaattttatttcgaTCAACGCGCATTGGATctactttctccctcttccacAGGGGCGTATGCATCagggagggtggtggtggggggtggatGCCACTGGCTTTCCAAAAACACCATCTCTTTGTTGTCTCCCAGCTCCACTTTGAAACAGGACCACAGCTTGGCAAGACCTGGGAGGCGCCATGTGACTCTGCATCTGCTCTCAGCTTTGGCAAGataagagatagagagagagagagagagagagagaagagagagaagaagagagagagagagagagagagagagaaagaagagagaagagagagaaagagagagagagagagagagagagagagagagagagagagagagaaagagagaagagagaaagagagagagagagagagagagaagagagagagagagagagagagagagagagagagagagagagagagaaagagagagagagagagagagagagagagagagagagaaagagagagagagagagagagagagagagagagagagagagagaaagagagagagagagagagaaagagagagagagagagagagagagagagagaaagagagaaagagagagagagagagagagagagagagagagagagagagagagagagagagagagaga
The Anoplopoma fimbria isolate UVic2021 breed Golden Eagle Sablefish chromosome 16, Afim_UVic_2022, whole genome shotgun sequence genome window above contains:
- the idh1 gene encoding isocitrate dehydrogenase [NADP] cytoplasmic, translated to MSQKIKAGSVVEMQGDEMTRVIWELIKEKLVFPYLELDLHSYDLGMENRDATDDQVTVDAAEAVRRYNVGIKCATITPDENRVEEFKLKQMWRSPNGTIRNILGGTVFREAILCKNIPRLVPGWIKPIIIGRHAHGDQYKATDFVVPGPGKVEMTYTPTGGEPVKYVIHEFKGTGGVAMGMYNTDSSIRDFAHSSFQMALTKGWALYLSTKNTILKKYDGRFKDIFQEIYEKQYRAQFEAKGIWYEHRLIDDMVAQAMKSEGGFIWACKNYDGDVQSDSVAQGYGSLGMMTSVLICPDGRTVESEAAHGTVTRHFRQHQQGKETSTNPIASIFAWSQGLLHRAKLDNNTELRVYSEALEAVCIETIEAGFMTKDLAICIKGLTNVKRADYLNTFEFLDKLAENLKIKLANPPKL